ttaaactaTTTAACAAATTTCATAATGCGTAATTGTTGAAATTAAGAGTTGACCaatcatattttggatattcCAAAAATTGTAGATGCAAAATTAATCGCTTAGCAGattgtaatataatattaaagtttgatattaaaatcaaaataaaattgtataaaattcaaccctttaaaatattattttttacaattaaacCATTCTATatgttagattttaaaattcacgcataaaaaatagatttaaaatttttataaaaaaaatagattggataaaataaaaaaaaattctgtacgCGCGCCACGGCCCGCTCCCGCGCACGCACCCCCGTGACCGCGCTTGCCGCCCGTTCCTTTCACCGCCATGTGGCTCAGAACTGAGCTTTCATAGATGTATATAGATAGACTAGTGAAATGACCAGCGCTTTGCGGTGgataaatactattaaaattaaaattaataaataataaaataccaatatacttaaaaataaaatattaataaagaacaaaatatcAGCAAATCAATATTgactataataattaatatacagaATTATacttaaaagtaaataaattttaatagtatttatctttaattttaaatatatatgtgtatatatatatatatatatatatatatatatatatatatatatatattcctctagatagagagagatttggagagGGGTGTGGAAGTCGACAACACCGATGCCATCGGCGGCCTTATCGACGACGTGTCTGATGTAAGGGAGGGGGGTCGAAGGGCTCTACCGATTATACCCATAGCATTAGGAGAGCAAACGGTACACGttttagattttagaaaaaaaaaaaaagaaggtaaattGAAAGGATGTCTGATGAAAGGCATGGCATTCTCGTTTTCTTCACTATTACTTTATTAAATGAAAAAGTGAGGAGATTACTCTATTAAATGAAAAGATAAATACTATTACTTTATTAAATGGGAAGGTGAGGagattatttgattaaatggaaagaaaaataaaagatgaaagGATTAGTCTattaaatgagaaaagaaaTGTGAAGGTGAAGAGACGATACTGGGAGATAAATCGGATACATGCATGAGAGAAAGTATCTAGTAGAGGTGGGTCTAATATTCAATAGAAAGGATGGAGGAGGTGATAATAATACTAGTAGCTAGGTGGGCCCAAATTCAACAGAATTCTGCAACGTCGGATAGAAACTAAAAGGGAATTAATAATTTTGCATAGATTTCAATATATAAGTGAATAGTTATGTCATCTTTGGTAAATGATGCGGCAATTAAATTAACTATCATGTTATCATTTTGTTCAAAAAACTAGTGACCAAACCTAATTaaagtaataattaaaatttaatgccttaattaaaataaattaaagttttatgaCTCTGTTTAGATTTCATTTGTCGTTGGGTGATGTAATTTACCCCGGCTTTGCAGGATCCAATTTGATATCCAATCAGAACGTGCCACTTTTCCATGTAGCAGTTAATTTCAAATCCGGCGCTTGCGTAGGATCCGATTTCCATTTGTGCCTAATTTTCTTCATGACATGATGATAGCACTACAATTGGACGGTCGAGATCGACGCGAATGTTCCCTCCCGGTGCCACGATGCGGAGACTAGAAGATGCAAGGTTCAAAAGAGCAACCTTTTCTATCCCCACTTCCTTGTCCTCCGTCCATCCATCGGACACGTAGACGACCCTTCAAATCCAACGGCTGCGATGAAGCTACCCGTGGGCCCAGAGTTTACGAAAGAACTATTTGAATGCATCGagtgcaccacgtcatccgtcCAGCGCATCTTTACTCgttgtattattattagaaaaagaaCTTCTTTTGGTCTTAACCGTTGGATAGGAATAATGTGCTTGATGGGCGGAGATGGGCCAGTGAGGTGCATGATGACGGGGTGAACCGAGTGTAGGCAAAAGTTATTACCCTTTCCCCATCACTCTCCcgtatatataaagagagatgaTTCAAATAACAGTTTCCTGCTGATACAGTGATAGTGTAGAAGCTTCTTTTCCTTCGTCTCGTGTAGTCGTTCCGAAACCCCTACGTATACTTCCTAATCGATCGAATCGTAATCGATCGCATCGATCGCTCTGATCGATCCCCATGGCGACGATCAAATGCGTCAAGGCTCGCCAGATCTTCGACAGCCGCGGCAATCCCACCGTGGAGGTAATCGACGCGCTTTTGATCGATTGATCGGTCGGGGATgtgttcttgttctttttctatgttttcttcGTATTTTGCGTTTGATTTGGATAATTTTGATGTGCGAATCGTGTTTTAGTGTTACTTTTGATGATTTAAGTAGTTGTTTGACAAGTGTTTGTGCAAATGCCCAGGCGGATGTTTGTCTCAGTGATGGAACCTTCGCGAGAGCCTCGGTGCCCAGTGGCGCGTCAACAGGTATCTAAGAGCCGAAAAGATCAGCAcgaatctttttgtttttctggtGGAAATATTTAATTCAATCCTCTTAACTAGAAAAAGCAGGGAAAGTTGCGGTCTTGATTTAAAAAGTTGACACTTTTGATCATCTGAGGTGTTTTAAACTATACTTTGCTGCTAAAGTGTTTCAAAGTAAAATCTGGTTGTTTGGTAGCCTGTTGGACTAGCTACTGATTAGTGTGAGTTGAGTAGGGAAGATGATATTATCACAGTTATTAATTCGGAAGATGATTTTATCACGGTTATTAATTTTGAAGAGGATTTTATCACAGTTAGAACTTCGGAGGAGGATTTTATCACAGTTATTAATTAAGCGTTTGTCTTTACCACTGTCCAATAGGTGCATATGAAGCTTTGGAGTTAAGAGATGGAGGATCAGATTATCTGGGGAAAGGTGTTCTCAAGGTTAGTAACATATAAACAGATCTAGCCATCCATCTATCTTACTCCATGCCTCTATGGCAATAGGAATTCAATAAAATGTTACTGAGTGCCAAATTTTTAACAAACTTGCATTTTTGTCATTTATCAAGGTGAAAGGTAAAATAAGAGTGGTAAGCCAGTCATGGTTAATATGTTAATCTGCTAGTTTTTGACCATTATTAATAAGACATCATGTCGCTTAATCTAATTTATCATTGGGAGACACCAATTTCATGTAACTGTTCCATTGTTAATCTGTTCTTGTTAGATGTTTTTTAATGTGATGTCATCAGTGGTGAGACCATTGTTCGTGCTTTCCTACAAATACGATGAAAAATTTTCATGAGATGAACTATTACTATACCTCAGGAGTTGTAATTCTAACTGGCCGAATACCTTAGcagtttatatatatagcataaacTTAATCTATTAATCTGTGGCTTAGTAGAATATTGCTAGTTACTTTGCAAACTTTTCTCAATGGTTTTTTACGCACTAAGAACCAGTAAATAATTGTCTGTGTATTTACATTTTGCATCTCTATAGCAAGGCATAAGTTCCAGGTGATAAATGTCTGAGGGCCGATTTTAAAACATTTGCCGCCTATACTTTCTGCAAGTAGTGTTTTCCTGCCTCGGAATACTATTTTGTTGTCTAATGGGAAGTGTTTTGAGATGTCTTCTAGTACTTGTTGTAGCAACCCTTTGTTCAAACGCGGAATATTAGTTCCGCTATTGTACTGTGAACTGCTTACTTTCATTTGCCGTTATGTTGATGTTTCATGTTCCCGTGGCCATTGGAAATGCAACACTGCTTGTCATTGGTGTTATTATTGTCTATTCTCTAGAAATATGCAACAGTCTTGTCTGATGTCTCTAATGTCTATGTCTTTATCCATGTGGCTTATTGTTTGCTTTGTTCAAAACAGTAAGGTTTCgtaaatctgatttttttttttaatgtttctgAAATCTTTGGTTGTTCTTGGTACAGGCTGTTAACAATGTGAATAGTATCATTGGACCAGCATTGATTGGGAAGGTTTGTGCTATCTTGATCTTTACATTCCTATTTTCCTAGTCAGAATTGTACTATGTAATGTATATAAGACAGTTTCAGATTATTCATAGTATAGCACTGTTGATACGGCTACGACAGGATCCCACTGAGCAGGCTCAGATTGACAATTTCATGGTTCAACAGCTTGATGGGACCTCGGATGAGTGGGGTTGGTGCAAAAGAAAGGTATTTAAAAGGCTACACGTTAATGCATACCTTTTTTGTCCCATACTCtaattatgatattattttattagaataatttCCGACATGCCCTTAAAAATTGTTGAGATATGATATAATACCCTTTAAAGTTCGTAATATCACATGTGCCCCAGTAAATATGTGGAGTTCTAATCTCTGCTTTTCTTCTTGCTAATGCTTTATATGACAGCTTGGTGCTAATGCAATATTGGCTGTATCACTTGCTGTGTGTAAAGCTGGAGCTAGCGTCAAGAAGATCCCTCTTTACCAGGTCTTTACCAgccattatttattttctgcatATTAGGCCAATGTAATGTGCAGCTGAAAATGTACTctgtttctttctattttgcAGCATATTGCCAATCTTGCTGGCAACAAGAACTTGGTCTTACCTGTGCCCGCATTCAATGTCATAAATGGTGGATCACATGCAGGAAACAAGCTGGCTATGCAGGCAATGTTCCATTCGAGATAGAAGTTTTTATAATCCTTTTGGGTACCATATCTATTATAGTTACTGCTCACTCTTAgctctttttatttaattaggaATTCATGGTCCTTCCAGTTGGGGCCTCCTCTTTCAAGGAAGCCTTGAAAATGGGTGTAGAAGTTTACCATCATTTGAAGGTAAACGCTAGTCAGTTTCCTCTCCTTTTTTCTGTTTGGCTTTTTACTATGTGATgttagttttaattatttaaaactatgatttaaaacttgattttaatatatatatatatatatatatatatatatatatatatatattaacccTACAAATCTAATCTGGATTGTATCCAGATTTGGTCCAAGAGAGATCTTGATCAGATCTCTCTTGATTTGATACAAGCCTCGGGAAGGGACTGGGCTATCCTAGTCAACCCTTGGGAAATGGTAAGATCCTAGTCAAGGATCTTGCCTTGACTCTCCCGTTGGAAGCTCTCCTATATAAGGAGAGGTTGTGCATTTGCTTACGTATATGAGAAGAATATAACTTCTTCTCAAACCGAGATTCTTCATTCTTTCTAATCCTCTTTAAACCTCTTCTATAtttagtacactgaactttactatttttgctGGATCTCTGAAAGCTAATTGGGTTCGTGTTGCGCCACCCTGAAgacgtgccgacggggtggacagtggtcgttgtatcgctaggagtgattgccggagcctcgcacgtggaggggcaatcttgcttctaggacagtgcattCGCACGCCTCGACTCACAGGCTTCATCTGATCTTTTAATCTCCATAGCattaactatttaatattttgtttaaaggatttttttttttaaactgaagttaaaattattttcattcaaaattatttataaaaatattttactagagattttagaaagagaataattaaatattccaaCATGTGAATGTTATGtaatgtttttatttatatttatatgcttAGGCTATTATCAAGAAGAAGTATGGACAAGATGCTACTAATGTCGGCGATGAAGGTGGTTTCGCTCCCAATATTCAGGTCTGACAACTAGTCACTCTGGTTCTAAAAGCCATTTTCCATGTTTCTATGATATCCTTATGTTAACTATCAGGCGGAGTTTATTAGAGGAGAAGAATTCATCAGGATACATCTATTATTTCCAAAGTAATAAGCTAACGTAGTTTGTTAGTTGCTTAAACAAAGTCATCGTCAAATTAATTTTCCAGGAACAATTCAGTATCTGCACTAAGCCTTTAACCTATTGTAAGATCTATGATTGCCTGCTCCATAATCTACGTTAACCTATTGTAAGATCTATGATTGCCTGCTCTATAGTCTGCCAAATAACCCCAAACTATCTTTTGTTCAATACAAACAGATATTTCGGGTAAGGGAAGAGGCCAGAGATTATTTAGTAAGGAAAACAATGATAATGCTCTTTGGGTAAAGGCAGAGAATGCCATATACACCCTTAGCAAAGCTATGTTTTCCATTTATCATATTTGCTTAGAGATTACAAGTGGATTTGAGTGTTGAATTCTGGTCGTCTTCGAAGATTTATCTAAGGCGGTGTCAAACAGCTGTGAGGATTTAGGATATTGCCTGTCTACTAATTAATCAtctcaatatttatttattaacataatttagtttctacaaaaaaaattgtgaaaaaaattCAGGACTAGAAGAATCATGAAAGATGTAAATATTGTCATGTTATTACCTGTTATTTATATGATTCTGAATTTACAAAGTACGTATCACGTTTCAAATCAGGTTTCAGGGTGCAGAATATGTGGTTAGAGGtggttagaaaaattttattattatttaagaaaaagagTGATCAAGATAGGATTGAAGTGCAAAAGAGAATTCGAATGATAGGTCATTTTAATATATTGGCTGACGACAATTATGATGATTCAGAAAGTGGAGCTGGTCTGAAATGTATTGTAACTTTTATTCTTAATGTTAGTAAAAAGAATCCTTTTCAACCACTTTCTGTATCAACCAACTTCAATTACTTAATATTTTGGCCATGGGAGTTTTCTGCTTTTCATTCTTTTGTTATTTGCTTTATTAAATTTGCAACTTAGTGTAGTCATCTGCTCCCCTTTTCTGGAACTTCAGGAGAGTAAAGAGGGCCTTGAGCTTTTGAAGGCAGCTATAGCAAAAGCAGGATACACAGGCAAAGTATGTCTTGCACTGAACTCTAGGCcttaaaattttctttgatTCATGTTTCCTAAAGAAAATATGCATATAAATTAAAGGAATTTATCATTATTTCCTACAATGGCAGGTTGTCATTGGAATGGACGCTGCTGCTTCAGAGTTTTATGATGAGAAGGATCAGACTTATGATCTGAACTTCAAAGAAGAGGCAAGCATAATTCTCTTGTTTTGATAATCCTAGTACAATGTTTCATACTAGTGCACAGTTGGGTGCCCATTTCCAGAATAATACCCCCACCCccttttcctctttcctctttcaGAACAATGATGGTTCTCAGAAGATATCTGGAGATAGTTTGAAAGATGTATACAAGTCCTTTGTCGCAGATTACCCCATTATATCGATTGAAGACCCGTTCGATCAGGACGATTGGACCCACTATGTGAAGTTGACAGAAGAGATTGGAGAGCAGGTTCAGATTGTTGGAGATGATCTTCTCGTCACTAACCCGAAGGTATGTATTGTGTCTAATAGTACTATTAAGATTTCTATTTCCATTAGCTTATAATGTAattgtttccttttctttgctGCTGCAGAGGGTTGCCAAGGCAATAAAGGAAAAGGCATGTAATGCCCTTCTCTTGAAGGTATAATTCCCACATTTAGGTTACTACTACTTAATCTAGGTTGGCCCTTTtggtaaaaaagaagaaaatgactGCACTTTCTTTCCATTTTCTGCAAAACTTGACATCATTTTGCCTTTTCAGCTCTGGTCACTTACTGGCTTTAAGGACCAAATTTCCCCTCTACTAAGGATCACATTGTACAGTTTTGGGATCAATTCATGGGTACGATGGTATGCAAATGTAGTTTGAAGGATCCAAAACCATGTATTGTGGTCCCCTAGTAGACCGACAATTTGGTCTTAGACACCTACAAGTGGGCTAATATTGCGAAGTATCCATGTttgaaaatttgcaaaatagATGGAGGTTTTCT
This genomic interval from Ananas comosus cultivar F153 linkage group 8, ASM154086v1, whole genome shotgun sequence contains the following:
- the LOC109714378 gene encoding enolase 2-like: MATIKCVKARQIFDSRGNPTVEADVCLSDGTFARASVPSGASTGAYEALELRDGGSDYLGKGVLKAVNNVNSIIGPALIGKDPTEQAQIDNFMVQQLDGTSDEWGWCKRKLGANAILAVSLAVCKAGASVKKIPLYQHIANLAGNKNLVLPVPAFNVINGGSHAGNKLAMQEFMVLPVGASSFKEALKMGVEVYHHLKAIIKKKYGQDATNVGDEGGFAPNIQESKEGLELLKAAIAKAGYTGKVVIGMDAAASEFYDEKDQTYDLNFKEENNDGSQKISGDSLKDVYKSFVADYPIISIEDPFDQDDWTHYVKLTEEIGEQVQIVGDDLLVTNPKRVAKAIKEKACNALLLKVNQIGSVTESIEAVKMSKRAGWGVMASHRSGETEDTFIADLSVGLATGQIKTGAPCRSERLAKYNQLLRIEEELGPVAVYAGAKFRAPVEPY